The DNA sequence ATAACAAATCTCATCTATGCGCATTGTATTTGTAATGTACGAAAcataaaagaaggaaaaaaatccTAATGCATCAATATCAAAATACAAACCAAGTAGTACAATTTCAGCTAATCAGACTCCCAATACAGTTCTGCAACGATGGCATGCCATGTCGAATAATCTTATCTACTCAAGCTAAGCTCAAAACAGTCCGAGCTACAACAAAAGAGTAAATGAAACCAAGGTTCAGCAAGGTAAATGTAGACAAATCTTGGCAGAAGGCACTGCTACGGTTGATGAAGCAACCAATGATGTACTCCCAAGAAAAGCTCGAAACCACCTTCAATAGAAACATGTTATTCCCGAGTTGAGTGGCTTCCCACTCACTGATCTTTCAAATGGCATCAATGAATCGGATGTCAAAAGAAATGGGATTGATCTGCCACACATTTATGTTTGCGTATTCCTCTAAACATTGTTTCAGTTGGGCTTCACTATATCCCTGTTCCAAAGCAAACATTCCATATGGCTTGAGACAAAATAGATAGACGTTCGAACATGATTATCACGAATTTTCATTTTTGCTATATATTTGAATTTCTACTactaaaaattatataattatatttatcacTTTCAAGTTTTGTACTAGTTTGACATGATAAGCAGTGCAGTTGGATTTTCAGCATTAGATCCACTTATATAGGTTGGCTTTCAATTATTTATCTGAACATCGATCACAAGATGCTTAAAGTTGAGTTGCAAAAACTAACCTTCCTAGAAATCAGATTTAGAGCATGTGCATAGCTCACATCCTGCTTGCCCGTCGTCTCAGACTCATCTCGCAAAATTGAATAGATATCTCCAATGGGATCCAGACCAGATTTCTGGCGATCATCTGAGTACAAAGAGAACTTCGACATATGCATCAGCCTTAATGCCTCATCCACATCAGATTGAGCCACAGTTTCAGAATGTCGGAGTCTTGCTATTGCCTGTAAGTGAAAGAAGTTAGTTTGTCTGTTGCGTGATCAACACACCCTGtaaagtataaacatttatcgCTTCCTTCTCCGGACGAGCATTTTCGAGCAACCCATCCAACAAACCAAGAAAATCTATTTATCTATAATACCCAAAAAAGCATACTAGATTTCCATGCTAGATAATTCTTCCTCTACTTATGGACACAGTTTCTTGAGCAACCAATCAAATGGGTAAAAAGATGGTACAAACAATACTCCTACTGCCCTACATATTACCTTTTTACAATTCCAACCTAAACATCTGACCCACTCCATACGCAGAAAGGTTCCGCTTAAATACACACCATTTAGGTCGTAACACTCTTAAATTGGGTGGCTTTCCCTCTGCCTGATGAAGATGGCAGAACGCAAACCCTATGCCTATGTAGATGGCTAGAAACCATCAATTTTGCCACCTCAGTCAACTTTGATGCTCTGTATATATTGTTGTATCATTTCTTGCCATCTCATTCTATTGTGACACACAGTATATTTGCAGAACcacatttatttaaattaaaaaaaatgaaaggcaGGACTTACAGCTGATATTCGAAGAATGCTGAGCAGAGTTCTCACAGTTGTATAGGAATGGGGTGCATTCGATTTAGCTTCTTCTTGCCGAATGCTAGAGTAGGCACTAGCAATATACTCCTCAAGTTCCTGTGGGACTGAAGGAGACAATCTTCTCACTGCAGAAATATAAGccctgaaaaaaaaatcataaaagaaaGGATCTTATCAGAAAGTACCACTAATCAGCAGACTTGAAAATAAGGATTTAGGTAGCTTTACAAATTACAAGTTCTACACAGAGAAATCATACTCGTTTCATGGAAAAGTGATCAATAGAAAGACtaaaacaaaagagaagatCCTGAAATCAGTACTACTGAGCTTTCCATGGTAAAAGTGATGTGAAATTTACCGAATAACAGATGGCTCAAGTGGAGTGAAGCCAAGAGCCGGAGATTCTTTATTCTGATGAACATAGACAACATGCCTAGCCATCTCAAGATCACTATCCATATCTGCTCGATCCAGGATTAACCATAAAAGATCAAATCTTGACAAAAGGGctggtggaagattaatgtttTCAGCAGGAGTTCTACGTAGGTCATATCTCCCCCTTCAagaatatatataaaacaacTACAGTAAGAGTTTGCACAGATTTTACACAAAAGGTTGGCTGCCAGCAGTGGAAAAGGCACCACATAATTAGAGCAATATGATTTAGaagagaagtgacaaggagtaATGCCCTATATGAACCAGATTAAAAATAAGTGGAAAGATTTTTACCATGCTGGATTAGCTGCAGCAAGAACAGCAGTTCTTGCATTCAAAGACGTAGTGATCCCGGCCTTAGCAATGCTGACAGTCTGCTGCTCCATAACTTCATGTATGGCTGTACGATCTAATTCATCCATCTTATCAAACTCATCAATAGCACATATTCCCATATCCGCTAGCACCTGAAATGAGTTAATACTTCCACAATTCAACACCCAGaaacactaaaataataatcatATAGAAAGCCTAATAAAGAACTATAGGGAATCAGATCTAATTAGGGATTATAAAGTGAATAGGTTATGGATTGACTCCTGAAAACTGGCTAGGTTTTACTTCCCCTCTTCACTTTCTAGCTATTGCTTCTGCATCAAAGGCACACACTGGTATGATGCAATCAAAGTTTAACATTAAAAACTCTCGAGTATTATGCATATATTCGGCAAGTATTTACTGGTTTGTAACTTTGTATGCTCTTCCACGAATATAAcatgaaaaaataaacatatatatatatattatataactgAAAGGAGCATATGTATCTCACCAATGCTCCTCCTTCCAGGACCATTTCATTTGTGACGGGATCTTTCTGAACAGCAGCAGTTAGACCAACTCCACTGCTTCCTTTGCCAGTTGTATATACTCCCCTGGGTGCTACATTAATTATGTGTTTGAGAAGCTGGCTCTTTGCAACTCCAGGATCACCCATCAGACAAATATGTAAATCTCCTCTAATCTGCATTTTGAAGGAGAATGTATTATGACCTCTTGCGGTCCTATCGTGCAAATGATAAAACATGCTATGACCCGTCTACTTTATCACAGGCATGATATGAGCTTGGAATTATCCTGAAAATAGAACATTTGGCTTGGGAATCCCATCTTATAAAGGAAGGAGACAAATTGCAAACTGAAACTCAATTTACATAAACATTAACCAGTGACCAGGACATGCAAGTGCCAGGTCAGCAAGCTGCAATATAGGGAAGGAAGAAGGGAGGACTGCTGATCTTTCACTTCAATGTAGAGGATACATCCAAATGAAATCCATAATCTTGTGAATAAAAATTCTCAGAAGGATAAGCAAAATTCAATTTATCAATATGTGTAATTGAGTCAGATGGCATCTGGTAACGGTGAGAACTTACCTTCATTCCATCTTTTAGTTTCCTGTGAGGAGCGCCCACTAGGAGCAGAAGCAGAGCCTTTTTGATATCTTCATGCCCGTATATTTCAGGTGCCAAAGATCGAGCCAGCTTTTCATATATGTTACCATCCTCAGCCAAACGTGCAATTTGTTCTTCCTCATCTCCTATAAGTTCATAACTGTGGCACAACTCAAGTTAGTACACAATACCTTTTTCACCTAAGAATTAAATAGGTTTATCAAAGTAGGTAAAAAGAACAATAAGTTTAGTAAAAATTGTACTACAAGCACCAGATAAACTCTATGTTAAGATTTGAAAAGATGAGAACAATATATAGTACAAGATTTGTATGAAAAGTAATTTAGTCAATTACACAAATATAGATGGTTTTGTCGACTGAGAACTGATAAACGAGATGCAGAAACCAATGACAAAATTGTACTGAACATGGAATAGTGGCTTACTCTTCAtattttttctttgtatgtGTGATGGACATGGCTTCTAAGTAAGTATCAGCAACTAAGCCAGCCCGCATTGCTCTGAAACCAGTGTAAGGAATAGGAAGAAAAATCCCAGATAGTTTCACAACATCACCCGGAGCTACCTAATGGTGTTGAGGAAGAGGCACATgcaaattcaaagaaaatagTTACAATCAGTTAAGTAGAAGCTGGATGTCATCACTTCCTGCAATCATGTGAAGCGGAAACCCCCCTGTCTACCCCATTGCAAGGGATTCATTCAAAACTGTAAGTTTTAGTTTAAAATACTTTATGATAATTAACATAGAAGTATTCAACCTTTCTTGTGAGTTCACCCCGGAAGTGAACAGTCATTGTCCGTGGAATGTGGCCTTTTGGAACATCTTCAGCCAACTCTTGTATCTTTGCCTGAAATTGAACCACATCTAACTATATCACAGAAGAGGATGATAAACGCTActgttgaaaaaaattaatgcaAAACCATATTCTAATACAGCTGTCCCCGTGTTATTAAATAACTGTGACTAAATCGCCATAAAGTACCTCCTGAAATTTCAAGAACTTTGATGCCCTGAGTTGAAGAATAAGGTTCCCCTTTGTTCTATTTGTTATACAACGCCTGGATGGGCATTCAAAAAGTGGCATAAAGACTCGAGCAGTTACTTCCTGTTAGGCACAAAAAGAATTCATGAGTCAACAAAAGTGGCGTTAAAGAAACTAGGCACAAGTATAGGTGCAGTGTCATTGAATAAATTATACTCCAAAAGGGAGAGAAACAAGAAGGTTTGAAATATGTTGAGTATGTATGGGTTTGTAGCTAACAACAAATGTTTCAAAATACGCTGAATACCCAAACTGTATTATGGCTTATTGGCAATCAAATGGCTGAACATAAGGATTGTGTCTAAGTACCTGGTAAATCTCAAAACCACATTCTTCACATGTATAGACAGCTACCTGCATCAATGGCTTAACATCTGAACACCGCGTCACAATACCTGATATCCTTACAAGCTGACCAATATGTGAAGCCTTGACCTCCCTAATTGCATATGGCTTCGACTTTCCActtgaagatgctcttatgtAAACTTCACTAGAATACATATGAAAAAACACTAGTAAATTCAAAAATCATAGAAAGCTTCACTACAAATGGAAGTTGAAGCATATGAAACTTATTAATAAACTACAACAGAAGACATGGAATAGATGTAAAAGTAAGTTACCAATATTAATCTGAGATAAACCTCTGTTGAACTTACATCGCACCAGCATATTTTCAAAACATATACTGCAAACCAAACTAGCTAATACCTTTATGAAAATCGACGTTCATTTACTAATGAGTCATGAATAACAAACTACTAAACACAAAAGTTAAACCGGAAACAGGACGTGTATCAGTGTGACCCACAATTCAGTGAATTCACACATTTGGACCGAAATTTCATTCAAACAAGCACAACCGGAATTAGGATTTTGCTTTGAACTCACAAGTAGCGCTTGATTTCAGGAGGCATCTTCTGGTGTGGATCCGGACCATCCATATTCTCTGGTACATCATCAGACCTCTGAGTCATGAGTATGTCATGATCATCATCTGTAAATGCCTCTGTGGGCTCCGGCATAAGTTCATCAATAGCATCGGCAAAAATACCAATGTAACGCCGAGTATTTTCTTGAACTCGATTGCGGAATTCTTCATCCAATTCTGCGTACTGCATAACACAAATTAACAATGGATTTCGTATAAGAAAATCAACAACTCTTTCACaaataataatcataataattaggCATTTGCAACAAAATCCCAAGCATAGGCGGAACTTACACTAAACAAGTCCTCAATATCAATCTCGATGGCTCGAAATTTGCGGTTTGCAACTTGTTgctgaaaagtaaaaaaacatttagatatTGCTGCTGAATAGtcaaaaaattcagaaaaatgaATCCGGCATTCAATCCAacgggaaattagggttttcaaaccGTACTATCAAAGCTTACAAGAAAATGTGGTAAAGAAGAAGAGGGATACTCACAAGGATGCGCATGTATTTGGGTTCGCCATTCGAATCGGGAAAGTTGGAAAGAAAATCCTTGGCGAGCTCTGtcaaaaataacaaatattAAATCGAGTATTAACTTTGACGgaggagcgagagagagagagagagatcggtCGACGAAAACCTACCTTTTTCAGCGCTGAAGTCGATGTCCTTCATGGTTGCCAGCAattggagagagagggagagcaaGAGAGAAAGGGGCAGTCCAAACACAGACTGATTAGTAAGTGAGAGCTCAGATTTGGCGGCAAATGACGGATAGAGGCGAGGGTTTTGGCGGGAAAATAAGGGGAGGGTAATTTCTTTTCATTGAGCTGGGCCAAGGCCGTAAAAGAAGGCCTATTAGTAGGGCCGGCCCAAGCTCCAAGTAATCGGTTCAACCGTTCAAGCAATTCGGCCTTGCCTTGTATTATATATTGCACAATATCCAGAGAGGTAAAGCTTCGCTCGAAAGTGGTTTTAAAACATCTGAAAAcgttttggatgaaaatgcttttggaaccaatttagtaaaaatgcaagtacaTCATGAAAAAACAGTTTAGTGCTTCATGTAGGAAGCGCATAACTGGTGATTCTTGTAAGAAGCCCTTTAAATGATTTcgaaactcaaaaatattttctctaaaaacactcCCTAGTTATTTTGAAAGCAGTTCTAAACGAGCAATGTATCTCTTGTCAAGGAAATTTTGAGGACATGGCGCTTCTAAAAAGCTTCAAGCAAAAGTTTCATACTAACAATTCTCTGgtctcaaatttaaagaaatttgtttttattgataTCGTCCTCGTACTCGTATTCTGTTACCAAACCGTCATGTCACGTACAAAACGGGGAGGAAATAGAGTGTCATTTCAAGCAAAGGGAATTCtttgtaatttcacaaaacctCAAGGGAGGCAAAACAATGGACTCTATACTAAATCACTTCATTTTCCGAGTGCAGTGCACGATGAGAATGCAATTCAAAGAATTTGTGGCCGTTCAACTGCAGCCTTTAAGCACTTCCGGATGCGGAGGATGACATTCCAGTGCCAAATCATCTTGCCTCTGTCAAACCTAGCTGTAACAAGAAAAATCACTCTCTTCAAAAATACATCTCACTTAAATCGAACAATCGAATAAGAAACTAAAGGCAAGTTTTAAAGAATAAATCATGGTACCATACAATGAAAGGTCGCAAAAATTTTCTGCACCTCGAGACAATCGCTAGGGATAGATTGGCTTCTGTTCCCTGGTCTTAGCCAACTTCAATTGTGTAAGTTTGTCCAGGATGGCAGGCTCTAAAGGAATTGGGTCGAGACAACGCTCAGCGGCTGCAACAATCACCTGCTCGATAGAAACAAGTCCAAACCGATTATTTATGGAGAGACGTGAGGGAGATTTCAGGCCTCAACCATTCAAAAGCTGGCGCCAATAAAACAGATATGAACTAATATGGAGAAGCTATAAGAAGTTAAGAGGTTCAGGATGGAGAGCCAAGATTATTTTCTATATACCTCATCCAGCAGAAAGTCAACAGCAGCTTCATCTTCTGCCATTTCCTTTAAAGGAGTCCTTAGGAACTGTATATCCAACTGAATTTGCTGGAATCCACTCCTATTAAAAGTTTGGAGTCTGACAAATTCTTGCAAGCTTTTAAGACAAAGTTTTACCAAGGTCGTTACCACCGACTCCTGCAATTTGCAAGCACAGTCAGTTCATGTTGTTCCTATACCAGTACCAATACTGGTTCAAGCAACAACTAGTTCATTACCTGCGTAAAATCAACTTTCGTAAATATTTCAACTTTTTGCTTAAAAAGTTTTGCTAGATGGGTTTCCAACAGCTGGCTTCTAGCCCTCTGGGTGTTTGACCGACTTAATTTTTCCTCTCGTAATGGGTTGCTCCGAGATGAGGCAGTGCTTCCGTTGCTGTCAGCCCGGCGATGTCTGCGAACACCTTGGGGCAAAATCTGCTTCACTTCACTTCTAATTGCTTCCAACTAACACAGGAAAGAAAGGAATGAATTGTGCAGAGCAGCTGACAACAAATAATAGATTTAACAAACAAGGTACCAAGCGAGTTCTCTCAACTTGACTCTTATTCCATTTCCAAGAGAGTATTAAATGGCAGGGGGAAACAAATTATGTACTGACCTCTTGAAGAAATAAATCAACAAACATATGAACTTCGCGGGGTTCCTTGTGCTGCAAAAATGTTgaacaataaagaaaaattaaaagtacTTACATGGTAGTAAGTTTAATCCTTTCTTAATAGTTTAGTGCACATGATATACTTGCTATTATTCAAATATTGCCTAACAATAAGTGTACCTGGACCCAATTTGGTGTTGTAAACCTCTTCTTTAAGAGAACTGATATCCGCTGAGTTCTCATATTTATGTACTGAAAAGAGAAGATCAAAACATTATTTGTTATCAAACTTTTGTCTGCATAATAGATAAAAGTGGTTTGATCATGGTAGCCCAATGAATAAAATGCATTTTGAATAACCCTACAATGTGCAGAAACTTTTCACCCGCTAAGCGGAAAATCCGACAGATTTCTCCAGGAATGAAAGTGGGTCCATATTCATAGCTTCTAACACCACCACCAGAAAAGGAAGCAGCTATTTCCTGACAATTAGAATAGGAAACTTCAATACAAACCCCTGAGGACATGGAAAAAAGTATAACTCCAGTATTGATATTTTTTAAGGAACAAAAAATAGTTCTTATTAGTTGGGTACTTGCCTCGGTGATTCTTGGGATGGCATTTTGTTCaatgaaaacagaaacttggGCCAGCACGAGGACAAGCCCAGCCAGAACTTTGTCATCTTGTATTCCCTCTGTCAAACCTTGATCTTGACTGGCTGAACTATTCTTTCCTGAAAGCAAGAGAAAGTGACCTTCAAGTGCCCTGAAGAAGTCTTGAAACCCTTCTTGGACCCAATCAATAATCAAGTCTTTCAGTTTAACTAGCAGTTCCAAATTATCATCTAGAAGTTGGCGGAAGTCCTGAAATGAAATGATAGAATAAAGAGATAAGCATCCACTTTTCCCCCTTCTGATAAGTAAAATAGCCTTGCACTTTGCAATGGGGAGAAGGGGGATGCGCTTAACAGCAAGAGgcgaaaaatatatattatagaaatgcaaaaattttaaatgggAAAATGTCTAAACCCATGttccaaaaacaccaaaacaaattaaaaataactgCTGCATATATGCAGTCCCAGCGCATTCAACCATGACCTTCGGGAAGCACGTGTGTCCAAAAACACATTAGCAAATCGCTACCATTCGAACAATCATAGGCTAGAAATGTATATTAATATCTATATAGAAGGAATTATAAACAGTTTCAGTTTCAGCTTCAGCTCTACTGGCTACACAGGAATCATCTATCAGGTGTACATCCGGTACA is a window from the Pyrus communis chromosome 16, drPyrComm1.1, whole genome shotgun sequence genome containing:
- the LOC137720856 gene encoding DNA replication licensing factor MCM7-like, with protein sequence MKDIDFSAEKELAKDFLSNFPDSNGEPKYMRILQQVANRKFRAIEIDIEDLFSYAELDEEFRNRVQENTRRYIGIFADAIDELMPEPTEAFTDDDHDILMTQRSDDVPENMDGPDPHQKMPPEIKRYFEVYIRASSSGKSKPYAIREVKASHIGQLVRISGIVTRCSDVKPLMQVAVYTCEECGFEIYQEVTARVFMPLFECPSRRCITNRTKGNLILQLRASKFLKFQEAKIQELAEDVPKGHIPRTMTVHFRGELTRKVAPGDVVKLSGIFLPIPYTGFRAMRAGLVADTYLEAMSITHTKKKYEDYELIGDEEEQIARLAEDGNIYEKLARSLAPEIYGHEDIKKALLLLLVGAPHRKLKDGMKIRGDLHICLMGDPGVAKSQLLKHIINVAPRGVYTTGKGSSGVGLTAAVQKDPVTNEMVLEGGALVLADMGICAIDEFDKMDELDRTAIHEVMEQQTVSIAKAGITTSLNARTAVLAAANPAWGRYDLRRTPAENINLPPALLSRFDLLWLILDRADMDSDLEMARHVVYVHQNKESPALGFTPLEPSVIRAYISAVRRLSPSVPQELEEYIASAYSSIRQEEAKSNAPHSYTTVRTLLSILRISAAIARLRHSETVAQSDVDEALRLMHMSKFSLYSDDRQKSGLDPIGDIYSILRDESETTGKQDVSYAHALNLISRKGYSEAQLKQCLEEYANINVWQINPISFDIRFIDAI